CGCTTTGTTGCGCTTTATCACCTGCGGTTCCGTCGATGACGGCAAGTCGACGCTGATCGGCCGCATCCTTTACGAGGCCGGCGCAGTCTTCGACGACCAGCTCACCGCGCTCGACAGCGATTCCCGCAAATTCGGCACGCAGGGCGCGGCGCCGGACTTCGCCCTCCTTGTCGACGGTCTCTCGGCCGAGCGCGAGCAGGGCATCACCATCGATGTCGCCTATCGCTATTTCTCGACCGATCAGCGCAGCTTCATCGTCGCCGACACACCTGGCCACGAGCAGTATACCCGCAACATGGCGACCGGCGCTTCGACCGCCGACCTCGCCATCATCCTGATCGACGCCCGCAAGGGCCTGCTGCCGCAGACGCGCCGGCACTCGTTCATCGTCTCGCTGGTCGGCGTCCGCCATATCGTCGTCGCCGTCAACAAGATGGATCTGGTCGGCTATGACGAGGCGGTCTTCCGCCAGATCGAGCAGGACTACCGCAAGGCGGTCGCGGGCCTGGGGTTCGCCAGCATCGACTTCGTCCCGGTCTCGGCCCGCGACGGCGAGAACGTCACCAGCCTCTCCAGGCTGACACCCTGGTACCGCGGGCCGGCGCTGCTGCCTCTGCTCGAATCCGTCGTGGTCGTCGCCGAGGCGGAAATCGAAGCCGGCTTCGCCCTCCCAGTGCAATGGGTCAATCGGCCCGATCTCGATTTCCGCGGCTTCGCCGGCACGGTCGCGCGCGGGCGGCTGCGCGTCGGCGATGCGGTCGCGGCATTGCCCTCCGGCCGTCGCAGCACCATCGCGCGCATCCTCGCTCCGTCCGGCGACGTCTCGCAGGCGAGCGCCGGCCAGTCGGTGACGATCACGCTCTCGGACGAGATCGACATCTCGCGCGGCGACGTCATCGCCTCGGTCGTGCATGCCCCGGTGGTGAAGCAGGAATTGCAGGCGCGGCTGCTCTGGACCGGCGAGGCGGCTTTGCGCGAAGGCGGCGAGTTCATCCTCAAGCTCGCCACCGCGAATGCCAACGCCCAGATCGTGCGGCTGCACCACAGCGTCGATATCGAAAGCTATGCCGAAGCGCCGGCGGAGAACCTGGCGATGAACGGCATCGGCCTGGCGACGCTGACGCTCGACCGGCCGCTCGCAGTGCTCGACTACACCCATAGCCGCGAACTCGGCGGCTTCATCCTCATCGACAGGCTCAGCAACCAGACGGTCGCCTTCGGCTTCGTCGAGACCCGCACAGCTCCGAACAAGGCTCGTTCGATTGCCGAAACGGGCGCTGCCGTCCGCGTGGCTCTGCGTTTCGTCGGCTGGCGTGGTGCGCAGGAACGTCGCGCCTGGTTCGAGGCGATGAGCTGGCGCCTGGCGAGCGGAGTGTTCGTCTTCGCCGTCGTGGCGCTGTCGACGGAGCAGTGGGGTCTCGCGGCCGTGCTGGCACTCGGCGAATCGCGTTGCGGCCGCTGCTGAAGGGCCTGCATGCTCGCTTGTGGGCAAAGAAGGCGCCGCCTTCACTCTATGACGGGGCGGGCATCTGAAGGGCGAAATCCGAAGAGCGCCGGACGGCCTTCTGCCGGCCCGGCGTTGCGCAAGCGGTGGCTAGGCCGCCTGGGAATAAGTCGCGCCAGCAGAAGCACGTGCTCCGAGCTGGTAGGTCTGGCCATAGGCCTCGGACGCGCCGCTGATCTCCGCCGGCGGCGGTGGCGGAGGCGGCCGATGCGAGGCGCGTTCTTCCATCTGCTTCTTGAAGTCGGCCATCTCCTCCTTGGAGATCTTGCCGTCCTTGTCCGCATCCATCGCGGCGAAGAGGCGGCTGAGCAGGCCGTTCGAGCTGTCTCCGTCCGGGGCGACCGCCTTCAGGAATTCGTCCTTGGCGACGCTGCCGTCTGAATCGGCATCGAGCTTGGCGAAGTAGTTCTTGTCCTCGCCATCCTTGGCGTCGGTCTTGCCCGTCGTCTTGGCGTTGGCCGTATCCGACTGGAGCATCAGCAGGAGTGCCTGCATCTGCTGGTCGGCCTTCTCCGCCTTCGCCTTGAAGGCGTCCGATTCCGCCTTGCTGACCGAGCCGTCCTGGTCGGTGTCCATCGCCTTGAACAGTTTCTCTGTCTTGGCGCTGTCGGCGCCCTTCGGCGCGCCGGCGGAGAATTCGG
This genomic interval from Bosea sp. 29B contains the following:
- the cysN gene encoding sulfate adenylyltransferase subunit CysN yields the protein MAALAKLKGQPAPAGQPHPANDQSQRTEGSARALLRFITCGSVDDGKSTLIGRILYEAGAVFDDQLTALDSDSRKFGTQGAAPDFALLVDGLSAEREQGITIDVAYRYFSTDQRSFIVADTPGHEQYTRNMATGASTADLAIILIDARKGLLPQTRRHSFIVSLVGVRHIVVAVNKMDLVGYDEAVFRQIEQDYRKAVAGLGFASIDFVPVSARDGENVTSLSRLTPWYRGPALLPLLESVVVVAEAEIEAGFALPVQWVNRPDLDFRGFAGTVARGRLRVGDAVAALPSGRRSTIARILAPSGDVSQASAGQSVTITLSDEIDISRGDVIASVVHAPVVKQELQARLLWTGEAALREGGEFILKLATANANAQIVRLHHSVDIESYAEAPAENLAMNGIGLATLTLDRPLAVLDYTHSRELGGFILIDRLSNQTVAFGFVETRTAPNKARSIAETGAAVRVALRFVGWRGAQERRAWFEAMSWRLASGVFVFAVVALSTEQWGLAAVLALGESRCGRC
- a CDS encoding EF-hand domain-containing protein codes for the protein MTSISGAGGFRPPPPGKPSFDKLDGNSDGVLNLAEFSAGAPKGADSAKTEKLFKAMDTDQDGSVSKAESDAFKAKAEKADQQMQALLLMLQSDTANAKTTGKTDAKDGEDKNYFAKLDADSDGSVAKDEFLKAVAPDGDSSNGLLSRLFAAMDADKDGKISKEEMADFKKQMEERASHRPPPPPPPAEISGASEAYGQTYQLGARASAGATYSQAA